The following are encoded together in the Daucus carota subsp. sativus chromosome 5, DH1 v3.0, whole genome shotgun sequence genome:
- the LOC108222110 gene encoding protein TOO MANY MOUTHS — MKFVLHYTLLLILLCLPLGMPFTVIMSDSGVPSALVDAPQIGSSMSSSGARTDKHEQEAVYDIMKATGNEWATEIPDVCRGRWHGIECMPDKDNVYHIVSLSFGALSDDTAFPICDPNRSFISPSITKLRHLRGLFFYGCLTNNPQPIPSFLGKLGSTLQTLVLRENGHVGSIPNEIGNLTHLRVLDLHKNNLNGSIPVSLGRITGLRSLDLSINKLTGSIPSVTFSRLNILDLNQNLLSGLIPASIGTCHSLLKLDLSHNRLSGSVPDSINHLNNLVLLDISYNSLSGPLPLSFKGMKSLQALILNANPMVYSTMPDNLFDGLKDLMILVLSEMNLHGPIPESLGLLSSLRVLHLDGNRLNGSVPLSFRNLSNLGELRLNNNELTGRVPLGREMAWRMKRKLRLYNNSGLCYDERNGSADDLDLLFDSGIRHCGTQNTGTGKTVQHVSTGTNVVGVASRSTAATTHKSLVLSTLLQLVTIFVFIARQ; from the coding sequence atgaAGTTTGTACTACATTACACATTGTTACTAATTCTCCTGTGCCTGCCTCTAGGCATGCCATTTACGGTGATCATGTCGGACTCTGGCGTCCCATCGGCTCTGGTGGATGCCCCGCAGATTGGGAGCTCGATGAGTAGCAGCGGAGCCAGGACTGATAAACATGAACAAGAAGCGGTTTACGACATCATGAAGGCCACTGGAAATGAATGGGCTACTGAAATTCCTGACGTTTGTCGCGGTCGGTGGCATGGGATCGAATGCATGCCTGATAAGGACAATGTGTACCACATTGTGTCACTTTCCTTTGGGGCATTGTCGGATGATACTGCATTCCCTATTTGTGATCCGAATAGGTCGTTTATCTCGCCTTCCATCACGAAGCTTCGACACCTTCGTGGCCTTTTCTTCTATGGCTGTCTCACCAACAATCCTCAGCCCATTCCTTCGTTTTTGGGAAAATTGGGTTCCACATTGCAGACATTAGTCCTCAGGGAAAACGGACACGTGGGGTCTATACCAAATGAAATCGGCAATCTTACTCATTTAAGAGTTCTAGATCTTCACAAAAACAATTTGAACGGTTCAATTCCAGTTTCATTAGGCCGAATTACTGGCTTAAGGTCGTTAGACTTGAGCATAAACAAGCTAACAGGTTCAATTCCAAGTGTAACATTTTCGCGTTTAAACATACTAGACCTCAACCAAAATCTCCTCAGCGGCCTTATCCCAGCCTCTATTGGAACCTGCCATTCTCTACTTAAACTCGATTTAAGCCATAACCGTCTCTCTGGTTCCGTCCCTGACTCGATCAATCACCTCAACAACCTAGTTCTCCTAGATATAAGCTACAATAGTCTATCCGGTCCTCTTCCACTTTCATTCAAAGGCATGAAATCTCTTCAAGCTTTAATACTAAATGCAAATCCAATGGTGTACTCAACAATGCCGGATAATCTATTTGATGGTCTGAAGGATCTCATGATCTTAGTCCTGTCAGAAATGAATTTACACGGACCAATACCAGAGTCATTAGGCCTTTTATCAAGTCTCCGCGTCCTCCACCTTGATGGCAATCGATTGAATGGCTCTGTTCCTTTAAGTTTCCGCAATTTGAGCAATCTTGGTGAGCTTAGACTAAACAACAATGAGCTAACAGGAAGAGTTCCTCTGGGAAGAGAAATGGCTTGGAGGATGAAACGAAAACTGAGGCTTTACAACAATTCAGGCCTTTGCTACGATGAAAGGAACGGCTCAGCTGATGATCTGGATCTGTTGTTCGACTCTGGAATCAGGCATTGTGGAACACAGAACACTGGAACTGGCAAAACTGTGCAACATGTTTCAACAGGCACAAATGTGGTCGGAGTAGCAAGTAGAAGTACAGCTGCGACAACTCACAAGTCATTAGTTCTTTCGACTTTGCTTCAGCTAGTGACCATTTTTGTATTCATCGCGAGACAGTGA
- the LOC108221985 gene encoding probable glutathione S-transferase: MAEVRLFRTFSSPFALRIVWALKLKSIEFDTVLEDFPHKSAELLKYNPVHKKVPVLVHNEKPISESLVILEYIEETWKETPLLPDDPAERATARFWAKFGDEKLLSSIFRSVLRKGIEQEEAKLEARRNLEYVEEQLQGKRFFGGETIGFLDLVLGWMANLISILEETSGQDIIKEEQFPVLSKWMKDFSEVPVIKESMPPRDKLISKFQAMQQA; this comes from the exons ATGGCAGAAGTGAGGCTTTTCAGGACATTCTCAAGCCCCTTTGCCTTGAGGATCGTCTGGGCACTGAAGCTCAAAAGCATAGAATTTGATACAGTTTTGGAGGATTTTCCCCACAAGAGTGCTGAGCTTTTGAAGTACAATCCAGTTCACAAGAAAGTCCCTGTGCTTGTTCACAATGAAAAACCAATATCAGAATCTCTTGTCATTCTTGAGTATATTGAAGAAACATGGAAGGAAACTCCTCTTCTTCCTGATGATCCAGCGGAGAGAGCCACAGCTCGTTTCTGGGCCAAATTTGGTGACGAAAAG CTTTTGTCATCGATATTTCGAAGTGTTCTAAGAAAAGGCATAGAACAAGAGGAGGCAAAGTTAGAAGCCAGGAGGAACCTAGAATACGTCGAGGAACAGCTCCAAGGAAAGAGGTTCTTTGGCGGAGAGACCATCGGGTTCCTAGATCTTGTATTGGGATGGATGGCCAATCTCATCAGTATCTTGGAAGAAACTAGTGGTCAAGATATCATCAAAGAAGAACAATTTCCAGTGCTGTCAAAATGGATGAAGGACTTCTCAGAAGTTCCGGTGATAAAAGAAAGCATGCCTCCAAGGGACAAGCTGATCTCCAAGTTTCAGGCCATGCAGCAAGCCTAG
- the LOC108221983 gene encoding LOW QUALITY PROTEIN: protein TOPLESS (The sequence of the model RefSeq protein was modified relative to this genomic sequence to represent the inferred CDS: inserted 1 base in 1 codon), with product MEANMSHLTGEVVFLIRQFLEEKEFKNAIRWLETDSGCYFNMKYFEDVVTKGEWDEVEKYLSVFTSYDDNCHSLEMFFEIKKQKYFEALDKSDYGKAVEMLRKELTVFSVTHDNDLTKMTLLLRSPNFRANAEFSMYGDTKEARSNVLEMLKMSIEENPLFRDKLQLPNIENSRLQRLINQSLKWQHHHCKNPKPHPGVQTLYVDHSCGQIYGARAPSGVTTQLTLGGPKGLSARDNTDYESVQKRARHLQSVDENEQSHTWPLVNHGMTGEMAKSRVWKPEEMSEQSQLHFLRLPDTSSSAQITRLIYTDSGEAILALAYNGLHKLWKWHRNEQNRDGKATVKFLPELWRPATGRLMINDLSMTKPEDAVACLALTNNDAFVISGSGGKVSVFSIITFMNRATLAPPPPTATCLALNPQDNNILALGMDDSSILIYNVRMDKMEGKLEGHQDRVTGLAFSTILNALVSSGADSRICVWSTEVWNDQANKPVHISSGRGRNPPRKNRVQFHQDQIHLLVFNETLIAVYEAPELKCIEQWFRGHSTGPITCATYSCDSQSVYAAFESGDIIVFSAALVLQCKISPEAYLTSSPRKTVYPLAIAAHPRDPSQFALGLNDGGVLVLEPLXSDTRWGTVTIL from the exons ATGGAGGCAAATATGTCTCATCTTACTGGAGAAGTTGTGTTTCTGATTCGCCAATTCTTAGAAGAGAAAGAATTCAAAAACGCTATTCGTTG GTTGGAAACAGACTCGGGTTGTTATTTCAATATGAAGTATTTTGAAGATGTTGTTACAAAGGGAGAATGGGATGAAGTTGAGAAATATCTGTCCGTCTTTACCAGTTATGATGACAATTGTCACTCCTTGGAAATgttctttgagattaaaaaACAAAAGTATTTCGAAGCATTGGATAA GTCTGATTATGGGAAGGCGGTAGAGATGCTGAGAAAAGAGTTGACAGTTTTTTCCGTTACTCATGATAATGATCTCACCAAAATGACTCTGCTTCTGAGATCGCCAAACTTCAG GGCGAATGCAGAATTTTCTATGTACGGGGATACCAAAGAAGCCAGGTCAAATGTGCTTGAGATGCTTAAAATGTCTATCGAGGAAAATCCACTTTTTCGAGATAAACTTCAGCTTCCCAACATTGAAAACTCTAGGCTGCAGAGATTGATTAACCAGAG CTTGAAATGGCAACATCATCACTGTAAGAATCCAAAGCCTCACCCTGGTGTTCAAACACTATATGTAGATCATTCTTGTGGGCAAATATACGGTGCTCGGGCTCCCTCTGGAGTGACCACACAACTT ACTCTTGGAGGTCCCAAAGGCTTGAGTGCTCGAGATAATACTG ACTATGAATCCGTGCAGAAGAGAGCTAGACATTTACAGTCAGTCGATGAG AATGAACAAAGTCATACTTGGCCACTTGTAAATCACGGGATGACTGGTGAGATGGCAAAGTCTAGGGTTTGGAAGCCGGAAGAAATGAGTGAACAATCTCAACTTCATTTTCTGAGACTTCCTGATACTTCATCATCAGCACAA ATCACCAGGTTGATCTACACAGATTCAGGAGAGGCCATACTGGCATTAGCATATAATGGCCTGCACAAACTATGGAAATGGCATAGAAATGAGCAGAATCGGGATGGAAAG GCCACTGTTAAATTTCTCCCTGAGTTATGGCGACCTGCCACTGGAAGACTGATGATCAATGACCTCAGTATGACAAAACCTGAAGACGCTGTAGCGTGTCTTGCTCTTACAAACAATGATGCTTTTGTAATATCTGGCTCGGGAGGAAAAGTTTCCGTGTTTAGCATTATAACTTTCATG AATAGGGCAACGCTTGCGCCTCCGCCGCCAACAGCAACTTGCCTTGCCTTGAATCCCCAAGATAACAACATCCTTGCACTTGGAATGGATGACTCTTCAATACTCATATATAACGTCAGAATGGATAAG ATGGAAGGCAAGTTAGAGGGTCATCAGGATCGAGTCACTGGCCTTGCCTTTTCCACTATTCTAAATGCTCTTGTTTCATCAGGAGCTGATAGTCGG ATCTGTGTTTGGAGCACGGAAGTATGGAATGACCAAGCCAATAAACCCGTGCATATTTCTTCTGGTCGAGGACGAAACCCTCCTCGGAAGAACCGTGTACAGTTTCACCAAGACCAAATTCATTTGTTGGTTTTCAATGAAACTCTTATCGCAGTATATGAGGCACCAGAACTTAAATGCATTGAACAG TGGTTTCGCGGGCATTCAACTGGACCAATTACTTGTGCAACATATTCATGCGATAGCCAGTCAGTATACGCAGCTTTTGAAAGTGGGGACATCATTGTGTTCAGTGCAGCACTGGTTCTACAGTGTAAGATTAGTCCCGAAGCTTATCTCACTTCAAGCCCAAG GAAAACTGTGTATCCGCTTGCCATTGCAGCTCATCCCCGTGACCCTAGCCAGTTTGCATTAGGTCTTAATGATGGTGGCGTTCTGGTTCTCGAACCCC GATCAGACACAAGATGGGGTACTGTAACTATCTTGTGA